A region of Lycium barbarum isolate Lr01 chromosome 3, ASM1917538v2, whole genome shotgun sequence DNA encodes the following proteins:
- the LOC132630939 gene encoding uncharacterized mitochondrial protein AtMg00860-like, which yields MDLMNRVFKLYLDLFMIVFIDDILVYSRSESDHAQHLRVILQTLKDRELFAKFSKCEFLLKSVAFLGHDISGEGIQVDNTKIEAAKSWPRPISVSDIHNSLGLVGYYKRFVDGFSSISAPLTRLTQKKSKFRWSDACERNFEELKTRLTSPPILTLPEGTKSRRSMGSLSHVDADKKILTKEVHRLASLGVRLLDSEDGSVVVQNRALSSLVVEVKEKKYKDPYLL from the exons atggatcttatgaacagagtgTTTAAGCTGTATCTCGATCTCTTCATGATTgtcttcatcgatgatattttagtatactcCCGCAGTGAGTCAGATCATGCTCAACACCTCAGAGTAATATTGCAGACACTTAAAGACCGTGAGCTATtcgcaaaattttccaagtgtgaatttttgcTCAAGTccgtggcattcttaggccatgatATTTCTGGAGAGGGTATTCAAGTTGATAACACTAAGATTGAGGCTGCCaagagttggcccagacctaTCTCTGTTTCAGATATTCATAATTCCTTGGGTCTGGTTGGTTACTACAAGCGTTTCGTAGACGGATTTTCCTCCATCTCAGCTCcgttgactagattgactcagaaaaAGTCTAAGTTTCGGTggtccgatgcttgtgagcgcaattTTGAGGAGTTGAAAACAAGGTTGACTTCACCTCCGATTTTGACCTTGCCGGAAGGGACCAAGAg tcggcgttccatgggaagtttatctCATGTTGATGCAGATAAGAAAATTCTGACCAAGGAAGTCcaccgtttggccagtcttggggttcgactattggactccgaggatggcagTGTGGTTGTTCAAAATAGAGCCCTTTCCTCCTTAGTCGTTGAGGTTAAAGAGAAGAAGTATAAAGATCCCTACTTGCTgtag